In Zea mays cultivar B73 chromosome 7, Zm-B73-REFERENCE-NAM-5.0, whole genome shotgun sequence, the following proteins share a genomic window:
- the LOC100272542 gene encoding Aspartyl protease family protein 2-like precursor, which translates to MLQLAARSLLLFLLLVSPAVASAGIAKLNSSSPLFGIEFPPFNTAVADTGCDSKLGAAEDAADEQKPASPSSSLKLHMTHRRGAEGGRTRKGSFLDLAEKDAVRVEAMHRRVASSSSSPRRGRALSESERVVATVESGVAVGSAEYLMDVYVGTPPRRFQMIMDTGSDLNWLQCAPCLDCFEQRGPVFDPAASSSYRNLTCGDPRCGHVAPPEAPAPRACRRPGEDPCPYYYWYGDQSNSTGDLALESFTVNLTAPGASSRVDGVVFGCGHRNRGLFHGAAGLLGLGRGPLSFASQLRAVYGGHTFSYCLVDHGSDVASKVVFGEDDALALAAHPRLKYTAFAPASSPADTFYYVRLTGVLVGGELLNISSDTWDASEGGSGGTIIDSGTTLSYFVEPAYQVIRRAFIDRMSGSYPPVPDFPVLSPCYNVSGVERPEVPELSLLFADGAVWDFPAENYFIRLDPDGIMCLAVLGTPRTGMSIIGNFQQQNFHVAYDLHNNRLGFAPRRCAEV; encoded by the coding sequence ATGTTGCAGCTCGCGGCGCGGTCGCTGCTGCTGTTCTTGCTCCTGGTCTCGCCAGCTGTGGCTTCAGCTGGCATCGCGAAGCTCAACTCCTCGTCGCCCCTCTTTGGCATCGAGTTCCCGCCGTTCAACACCGCCGTCGCCGACACCGGCTGCGACAGCAAGTTGGGTGCAGCCGAGGACGCGGCGGATGAGCAGAAGCCGGCGAGCCCGTCCTCGTCGCTGAAGCTGCACATGACCCACCGCCGCGGCGCCGAGGGGGGCAGGACGCGGAAAGGTTCGTTCTTAGATTTGGCCGAGAAGGATGCGGTCCGCGTCGAGGCGATGCACCGGAGAGTGGCGTCCTCGTCCTCGTCTCCGCGGCGTGGGCGGGCGCTGTCGGAGTCGGAGCGCGTGGTGGCGACGGTGGAGTCCGGCGTGGCGGTCGGGTCCGCCGAGTACCTCATGGACGTCTACGTCGGCACGCCGCCGCGGCGCTTCCAGATGATCATGGACACCGGCAGCGACCTCAACTGGCTGCAGTGCGCGCCGTGCCTGGACTGCTTCGAGCAGCGCGGCCCGGTGTTCGACCCCGCCGCGTCCTCCTCCTACCGCAACCTCACCTGCGGCGACCCCCGCTGCGGCCACGTGGCGCCGCCCGAGGCGCCGGCGCCGAGGGCGTGCCGCCGCCCCGGGGAGGACCCCTGCCCGTACTACTACTGGTACGGGGACCAGTCCAACAGCACCGGCGACCTGGCCCTCGAGTCCTTCACGGTCAACCTCACGGCCCCGGGCGCGTCCAGCCGCGTGGACGGCGTGGTGTTCGGGTGCGGCCACCGGAACCGCGGCCTCTTCCACGGCGCGGCGGGCCTGCTGGGCCTCGGCCGCGGCCCGCTGTCGTTCGCGTCCCAGCTCCGCGCCGTCTACGGCGGCCACACCTTCTCCTACTGCCTGGTGGACCACGGCAGCGACGTCGCCAGCAAGGTGGTGTTCGGGGAGGACGACGCCCTGGCGCTGGCGGCGCACCCGCGGCTCAAGTACACGGCGTTCGCGCCCGCGTCGTCGCCGGCGGACACGTTCTACTACGTCAGGCTCACGGGCGTGCTGGTGGGCGGCGAGCTGCTGAACATCAGCTCGGACACGTGGGACGCGAGCGAGGGCGGCTCCGGCGGCACAATCATCGACTCCGGCACCACGCTGAGCTACTTCGTGGAGCCGGCGTACCAGGTGATCCGCCGCGCGTTCATCGACCGGATGAGCGGCTCGTACCCTCCGGTCCCGGACTTCCCGGTGCTCAGCCCGTGCTACAACGTGTCCGGCGTGGAGCGACCCGAGGTGCCGGAGCTGTCGCTGCTGTTCGCCGACGGTGCCGTCTGGGACTTCCCCGCGGAGAACTACTTCATCCGGCTGGACCCGGACGGCATCATGTGCCTGGCGGTCCTGGGCACCCCGCGCACCGGCATGTCCATCATCGGTAACTTCCAGCAGCAGAACTTCCACGTCGCCTACGACCTGCACAACAACCGCCTGGGCTTCGCGCCGCGCCGGTGCGCCGAGGTGTAG